Proteins encoded by one window of Fibrobacter sp.:
- a CDS encoding FISUMP domain-containing protein produces MYKNALSIAPFVFSAIAFTACGDDDSFAPISKDRGYDYSIKSKSDFADIPCNEKREGREAVVGRDKDSYICKFDYSDSAYIWIGDTDTLTAEGREFKRAESSSSSDDEDESSSSRNSSSSQSSSSRSSSSYSSSSSSSSSSSYSSSSYSSSSYSSSSNSSSSSLTPYTKESHFNPDIDYGTMKDPRDGKTYRTVVVDGVTWMAENLNYAGHEIGESSCYAKDDEYCELYGRLYSRDAVMNSTSCVYGVSCNLGSDPIQGICPDGWHIPTKPEVQSLLDYISPESALKSAGSNWNYPGTDAYGLSFVGAGNWDNGTFEDIHKYEVMWMYAPGIAQYFLLISGSSGDAEIWDYSSSKYYSTVRCIKGDGVVPASSSSLSSSSYSSSSLHQEITEPLLEAGDQFNPTIDYGTLTDTRDGKTYKTVVVDGVTWMAENLNYADNEIGVSTCFNNEDRFCEIYGRLYSRDAALNSSKCAFGETCNLGYAPIQGICPDGWHIPSESEANSITELTGGVLSPLISAEGWRSDITPGTDRYGLSFVAAGCYASRGNSFSSLGDYSYFWYYTNTKQSYLLLRGHENNAITFNYSDSELYTSVRCIKD; encoded by the coding sequence ATGTATAAAAATGCACTGAGTATTGCCCCTTTTGTTTTTAGCGCAATCGCATTTACTGCGTGCGGAGATGATGACAGTTTCGCCCCGATTTCAAAGGACCGCGGGTACGATTACTCAATCAAGTCCAAATCGGATTTCGCAGACATCCCCTGCAACGAAAAGCGCGAAGGCCGCGAGGCGGTCGTCGGTCGCGACAAGGACAGCTACATCTGCAAGTTCGACTACAGCGATTCCGCGTACATCTGGATTGGCGACACAGACACGCTCACCGCTGAGGGCAGGGAGTTCAAACGAGCAGAAAGTTCCAGCAGCTCCGACGACGAAGATGAATCCAGCAGCTCACGCAATTCAAGCAGTTCGCAGTCTTCCAGCTCTAGATCTTCGAGTAGTTATTCAAGTTCATCGTCGAGCAGTAGTTCCTCGAGCTATAGTTCCTCAAGTTACAGTTCCTCGAGTTACAGTTCTTCGAGCAACAGCTCTTCAAGCAGCCTAACCCCGTACACCAAGGAATCGCACTTCAACCCGGACATCGATTACGGGACAATGAAGGATCCGCGCGACGGCAAGACTTACAGGACCGTGGTAGTTGACGGTGTAACCTGGATGGCCGAAAACCTGAACTACGCCGGACACGAAATAGGGGAATCCAGTTGTTACGCCAAAGATGACGAGTATTGCGAACTATACGGTCGCCTGTACAGCCGCGATGCGGTAATGAATTCCACCAGTTGCGTCTATGGCGTTTCATGCAATTTGGGCTCCGATCCCATCCAGGGAATCTGCCCGGACGGTTGGCACATTCCGACAAAACCCGAAGTGCAAAGCCTGCTGGATTACATCAGCCCCGAATCGGCATTGAAGTCGGCCGGATCGAATTGGAACTATCCGGGAACAGACGCGTACGGACTTTCCTTCGTGGGTGCCGGTAACTGGGACAACGGCACTTTCGAGGACATCCACAAATACGAAGTCATGTGGATGTACGCACCTGGCATCGCCCAGTATTTCCTCTTGATTTCTGGTTCTTCCGGAGATGCGGAAATCTGGGATTACTCTTCAAGCAAATACTACAGCACCGTCCGTTGCATAAAGGGTGACGGAGTTGTTCCGGCCAGTTCTTCCAGCCTGTCATCGAGCAGCTATTCCAGTTCCTCGCTACACCAGGAAATCACCGAACCCCTCCTGGAAGCAGGCGACCAGTTCAATCCGACTATCGATTACGGCACCCTGACCGATACCCGTGACGGCAAGACTTACAAGACCGTGGTAGTCGACGGCGTAACCTGGATGGCCGAAAACCTGAACTACGCAGACAACGAAATTGGAGTATCCACCTGTTTCAACAACGAAGACCGTTTCTGCGAAATTTATGGGCGCCTGTACAGCCGCGATGCAGCGTTAAATTCCAGCAAATGCGCTTTTGGAGAAACATGCAATTTAGGTTACGCTCCAATTCAAGGAATCTGCCCCGACGGGTGGCATATTCCGTCAGAGAGCGAGGCGAATTCCATTACAGAACTTACAGGAGGAGTATTGAGCCCATTGATATCGGCAGAGGGCTGGAGATCAGACATTACGCCCGGGACAGATAGATACGGACTTTCCTTTGTGGCTGCCGGTTGTTATGCCTCCAGAGGCAATAGTTTCAGTAGCTTGGGTGATTATTCATACTTCTGGTATTACACGAACACAAAGCAATCTTACCTCTTGTTAAGAGGACACGAAAACAACGCAATCACCTTTAATTACAGCGACTCTGAACTCTATACCTCAGTCCGCTGCATAAAGGATTAA